In one window of Mytilus galloprovincialis chromosome 6, xbMytGall1.hap1.1, whole genome shotgun sequence DNA:
- the LOC143079541 gene encoding uncharacterized protein LOC143079541 isoform X1, with protein MSTTTANIQMSTPFIPQVVGFQQAPPVGRQQQAFPVRTFKVFGGVQIGLGVLLGILSLIGVILDIIAWNKYDDCRNNNYYYDGYNDHYWMCRRYNDGHALFAFDITCLICSGWYVVTGFLPMCMSKKREASWRCLKTGFMVCSIVGASVFVPTMFSLGVVGSIIRGNNNSKAVILSAFMAVLTFAEVVVAIIAASVCCCCSAQRNSNQQGVVIMQSTQPGMFLNLPQTQIPMANGHQVMIATGQQANPIVQYPAAQQYQVMPTTRPTAQQSQAVGGTQPEATSGQVFDTNPPAYKE; from the exons ATGTCAACAACGACTGCAAATATTCAAATGTCAACCCCATTTATACCACAAGTAGTTGGATTTCAACAAGCTCCACCAGTCGGACGCCAGCAACAAGCATTTCCAGTGAGGACATTTAAGGTGTTTGGTGGTGTGCAGATTGGTCTTGGTGTTCTTCTGGGGATTCTCAGTTTAATTGGAGTGATTCTGGATATAATTGCATGGAACAAATACGACGACTGTCGCAACAATAATTATTATTACGATGGCTATAATGATCATTATTGGATGTGCAGACGATATAATGATGGTCACGCACTATTTGCATTTGACATCACTTGTCTAATATGCTCTGGATGG TACGTTGTTACTGGTTTTCTGCCCATGTGTATGTCAAAGAAGAGGGAGGCGAGCTGGAGGTGTCTG AAAACTGGGTTTATGGTGTGTAGCATAGTTGGAGCGTCAGTTTTCGTTCCTACAATGTTCAGTCTTGGTGTAGTCGGATCAATTATA AGAGGAAATAACAATTCAAAAGCTGTGATTCTGTCAGCTTTCATGGCTGTGTTGACCTTTGCAGAAGTAGTAGTAGCAATCATTGCCGCTTCTGTTTGTTGTTGCTGCTCCGCACAGAGGAATTCAAATCAGCAG GGAGTTGTTATTATGCAAAGTACTCAACCTGGAATGTTTCTTAACCTACCACAGACTCAGATTCCTATGGCAAACGGTCACCAGGTTATGATAGCTACTGGACAACAAGCTAACCCAATAGTTCAATATCCTGCAGCGCAACAGTATCAAGTAATGCCTACTACTCGACCGACAGCTCAACAGAGTCAGGCGGTTGGTGGTACACAACCAGAAGCGACCAGTGGACAAGTTTTTGATACTAATCCACCTGCTTACAAAGAGTAA